A segment of the Babesia microti strain RI chromosome II, complete genome genome:
GGTGACAATTTGATGACTACGTTGTGCGACTACAATGGATATGCAAAGAGAGAAGTCAATAAGTCCCTTCCTCGCATCACAATATGCCGCATTCCGCCCTTTGAGTCAGCTAGCAATCTCAATGTGACCAAACTTGATGTAGCTAAGGCGGTTCTAAGTGGCTTGGCTACTGGGTACCGTCATGGCCCAAGCCCTAGACTCAACTTCTCTTACGACGATGACTCTTACAAAACGGCCTGGATTGAAACCACAAATTTGCCTGTATACGAATCCCGATCATGAAAGTATGCAACGCTAAATACTCAAATTTGCATTATTGCAACTCACACACAACAGTTGGTATAtcttatttaatttaataagCGTGCATGCATAGTTAATAGACTGATGGCTGAATGATATTGATGGAGATGTTATCTACAAGAATCAATTACGTTTGGTGTTAAGatttatacataaaattatacgTTTATTAATTACGTTGTATGTATACATTagattattattgtttttgAGGGTTGTAGAAATTTCCCAAAATACACCATTCTGTCACATTATGAACATAAGTCCACATTTAATACCTATATGATAGattagatatatattatgtgtaataatatagaaCCCGGTGATTTACTTATTAATAGAAAACGACTACTACAATTAGCCaatgaaataatatctTCTAGAAAACAAAAATGTGACATATCAGACCTAAAAACTCTAGTAAATGACTCAATTAGTGAGTTGGAATTTTGTTTCGATAGGGCTTTACTTGAGCGAGTATTGAATCAGGCTAGAATTGTTCTAAGGCAGGGCCCGAATGATTCTGTTGCCTTATTGGTGGAGAAATTCATCCAATCATTCATGAGTTAAGACCATATAACTTAGATAAAACAACCGAAAACAATGAGAAACTTTTCATGAAAGAGATAAAACACCTGCTAGATTTCAAATGGCCTATATGTGATTCAAACATGGAAACCTGTAGCTTTCCAAAACAATTAGACGATTTGGCGctacaattaattaacaacaataacaaattaGCAGAATATGGTAAATGAACGTCTATTTAGCACTGAAAACGATAATTGCCGTAATCAGTCGTGAAATTGCTAGCGGCGTAAGTTGCcaacaaataaacaaaataatacaCTTATATAAATTGGCCCAAAAGCTATCTgttatatacaaatttaagGAAACACAACTAGTTAAACTTAAAAAAGTATGTTGCAGATTATATAGCTTATGATGGCAGGACCTCATATACTGCAATACATAGACTAGTAATGGAGGGCTTAATCAACTTTACTAAGATTTTACATAGAAGAAACTGTGTACTTACACCAGTTTTCACACAATATTTAGACCGCAGtcaatttaatacaatatattcGAGGGTatacaacaaatatatgCTACATCCGCGTGGTGATGTCAGTTTCTCTTCCAGAGCCACCAAGAATtcacaaaaaatatctgATACCAAGaaaaatgacattaaaAACGGTAATAAAAGTAGTTTCCAAAGTAATTACAAGAATCAAATAAAAGGCGATGTGAAAAGTGAGTTACAAGATGTTAAATGTGATGCTTCCACGAGAAGGACTATGGAAATGGAAAAATTTAAAGTTAAAGTCTCAGAAAAGTCGCAAAAgttcaaattatttgccCTGTTAACCTTCAAAAAGTACGGAAAACTTGGAGCAATTACCTATTTCGGAGTATACTTAACAACACTAGCCGGGTTCACCATCGCATCTTACAATGGATTTCTCTCCAGTGAAGACATTAAAAAGGGGCTAAAATTGTTGCATATGGAACATATAAAGTGTCCAGATTTGGATGGTAAATTTGGCAGGTTTTTGGTGGCTTATGTTGCATGTAAAATGGCAGAGCCCATTAGACTCGTTGCAACTATCATCATAGTGACACTTGTGTCTAGGATCATGTCAATTAGGGCCATAAAAGGAACATTGGCCAAATGACATCGCTATGTTTTGCCAATTTGTTCATTTTTacatagataaaatttattattgtacaatttataaGTCGAAAATGTAGTAACACGTAACAgtttttaattatacaaaaacaAATCCTCTGATGTGTTagttttaattgttttgtcAAAAACTTTCGTAAATTATAAGAAAAATTGAATActttttgaaaattcatcaaaaatcAATACCATATGCTAATATTGCAGCACCACATAATATGTCCGATACTCTATCTCCCTGGGTAAGTCCCTTATCCATTAATACATTACTCATATGTGTGCAAAatctattaatttgatGCAATGTGTATACGTGTAAATGATGGGTGGGCGAATCTACTGGTAATTTAATAAGGTGCTATGTTATTAATGCAATTGTTGCGCATTGAAATATCATGCAGAGTAATTTATCGGGTCAAAATACAGGAATAGCCACTGGCGAAGAGTACTTAATACGCCGGGATATAATTTATCGTCAATGCGGTCAATTCAACTACTACGACGCCCTAGAACTTACGCCTAGTTGCTCTCAGAATGATATCAAAAAGCAGTATTACAAACTGGCTAAATTGTTACACCCGGATAAGTATGTTCATCCATTAAATTAGAAGCAAAACCATTGACTTCTCCGATGCTATGAGCTACATAACTACTGCCTATGATGTGCTATCGGATGAATGTCTGAGGGCCTACTATGACTATGATAATGGGCTATACATAGGGGGAGAAATAGGGAAATCATCTTGTTTAGAGCGGGTTAAATCGGCAGTTGCTGCCAAAAGGAATGCCTATCTATCCAAAAAGGTTTGCAGCATGTTAAaacattgttaaataaGTTTCAGTTATATTCTCACAACTATGACtcataaattaatacagATCGATTCATACTGGGAATACGTTGCAGATAGATGGGAAAATGGAGgattaataatcaaaaagGCGCTATATGGTGATCTAAGTGACCCAAGTAAGGCAATAGATGTAACTGTTGCGCTTCAGgtatttacaaatattttacacagGAAATGATTGAAAATGACGAATTGCATATAAATGAGAATGAAATCGTATCTTTTCACACATTGCCAGGGTTTTTCACTGAAGTAGGCACGCTCCACATACAGATACACGATACTTTTAACACGCAGctttacatattatatatatatatggtaTAACAATCATATTCATGGCATTCAAATGTTGTTAAACGATTAATTGCCatgaaattattcaataacaacatatttcatttaatatcatttgaCTAATGTAGAGGTGTGTCCACGAAACGACCGTTGCCAATTACTCCAGAATAAATTTACCCCTAAAAGGTGggtaaacaaataatttagaacATAAAGTCTATTTTGGATACATTAGAGGACCTAACAATTTCCTATTTGATGTATGGCCCAAAGATAAATTGGAGGCAACTGCCCAAATGgccaatataatatcaagCTTCACCAGCCCATATATCACAGCACTAACACTTGGTTTGGCACTGTTTATGTTACATAAAAGATTGAAACAGTAATCATACAACTATTATGCCTtgtaattgtacaatatttgtttagttttttaaaaatttgtataatgaTATGTATGAATAAACCTCAGTAGTCTACGGTGTCCGGCATTCCACATTCAGCTAAGATATGAATGAGAGCTTTCTTCTTATTATGCAGTTGATGGATGTTTTCtgtgaaattaaataaattataacaattgccacataattattaatcacAACAGAAttacaacaaatataaatactgCGATTGATATGAGAAGGATGATATATTCACTTTCATATTTAGAACTCCTAGATTCTCTAAAGTAATCAAGAAAATTATGCAGGAAAATAAACGCAGTATTGTCACTTAGCCCTTCACCCAAACCAGAAGTTATTATTGATTCCCTCATGCGCTTATCACAAATCCTTTCCGTAAATGATGAGTATAGGGAATTTTTATATGAGTAATCATAGACTAATCCAGTTACTTCtgtgaaaataatttgtttggcAAGGTCGCAAATCTAGTGTCGAATGAtgacaaaaatattaaggTACAGATGCTGCAGACGATAAGcattattatcaaaaatcagacatcaaatatttggTTATGTAAGTCATGGCTAATTCagattatatttttggcaACAAAGGACTAGATAGGATAGTTAATGATCAACATTTATACGAAGACGACGATTTGGTTGCATGGGCAAGTTCACtcttaaaaatgttatcaTTCTTACTGGATGGGACCACAATCAAGTTTTTCATTAACCCTGTAAAAGtaataaaacaatttacatagaATGATGGTGAATTCCCACTTTTCACTCAAACGCTAAAGTTGATTAATCACTATGATTCAATGGTCCGTTCACATGCTAGAATTTGCACTCTCAACATACTAAGAGTGAAAGACACGCTAATTGATAACTTTATTTCACACAATATTCAAACATTCTATGTTCTACCCAATTATCTTTTCGAATGCTGGGAGACCATCAACGATAAAGTTGATATAAATTCCATGTCAAACATGTCTGGAGTCGCAGCTTCATTGAGTTAGTTTATGTTTACATAGTTGAAGCGGAGGATTATTTACTGTATTTGAATGACTTATTTTCAATAGATTTCACTAAATCAAAACATTTGCTCaactatattaaaaatgaatgtTTTGACAAACTAATTGacataataaatatgcCATTCACTGAAACTTATCATACCAGTCGCGATAATATCATATTATTAGACAATATGCACTTATCAGACGAAGCATCTAAGTTTAAAAAAGATGCTCGCAGtcatacaattaatttgactCTGGATACTGGCACGACTTATAATATGAGTGATATTGTACATGAAGTAATTCAAGCAAACACCCCTTCATCGATTTCTTCCCTATTCTTACCCCCTTCTGCGGGAGATGAACTGCTACCTTGCGATGAAAGCACTTATAGAGACTCATATACCCCGGAAGATTTAACTATTGAGGAACATACATCTGACGTCAAGAGGACATTTCACCCACTTACAGCTGCCTACATTTTTACACAGATCCTCAAAATGGAGAAGGATAAAAAATGTACCAATCTAAGCCAATGCTTTGAAGATTTAAGAGGcgttaaattttttaacaaaattagGCCATTTCtcaatcaaatatttgccTCAAAATATGAATCTGTCgattcatcattattaatattgcTAGAATTCATAAATGCTAagattgatgaaattgctGCAAATGAATTGGAACAGATAATACtcatatttgtaaatatgtgGAAGTTAGTGTCTGATATTATGGATTGGAACAACCTCACCAACATAAAACTCCGCATTATAACTTTGCGTAACCTAACATCACTAactttacaattaaatgcCGTGAATCGGATTATAAGTCTAATACCACATGTGAAAATGGAAGAAGTATTTCTATTTGAACATTTGAGTATTATTTGGGTAAGTATAATCTACACTCAGGATGAATGGATGATCTTTAAATCAACATGTGATTCCCATTGCAATATTGGATACCAAGCATTGTTTATCCCTCGTTTTAGAACGTTTGGCTCTATTATGATACAATTTGGCAAAAAAGTTGACTTGGAGGTGGAGGGGGTGAGGACAAGTAACTTTATTCCTCCGTATTACCTTTTGCCAGCATCACCAgttgatatatttagatacaGCTTGCAGGTAAAATTACTCAGCAACACAGGTAGCATTGCTATTTTCtatgttaaaaaaattggcTTACAAACTGAGTAGCTTAAAGCAAATATTTGAGTGTTGTCCATTGGTTATGGACAACTGGAACATAGGTTTTATGTTCGGGGGAAACCTAAAAATATCCCCACCAAATTTGTCACCTAGTAAAATTCTTAGACTGGGCGATAAAATAAACTTGTCTAATTCAATCATTTGCAGGTTGGATACTAAGACAAAAACGtatagatattttatcgCAAACGATATGCTATTCATTCTTGCTTCATCTGATAAACAATCAAGAACTGAATTTGATGGGTTGTCTAGCGAAGAAGATGCTTGGGGGGAAATAACGTAAGTACTGGCATCAATTAGCTGCTTACACCCTCTTTGGAACATCACAATTAAGGAGTTTGGGAAAAATTCGCTAACTGCACGCATACTATCCACTCCAGGAACATCCCCGAAACTTACACAAAAAAGACAGAAATATTACGATAGGGAAAGGTAACGTAACTGTTTCACATGAATAACACAGTTAACAGACGTTTAACTCAGAATTACTGGTACAACTGGCTGCCCACCTGCTTTGGTCAAATACCAATTAATTCTGCATTTTGACGAGTTGGAATCAAGGGATCAGATGATACAGCATGTGTCTAAAGCGTATGATAGATTGATAGAGAATTGTCAAGAAAGTTTCAATTTCTATATGAATTGTGAAGCTATAATTGAGTAAACTATTCatcatttgttaatttttgtatagTAAATAATGATACACATTTATCTGTGGTGTAAATTAAATCTGCAATATATCGtatgttatatttagtatatcatatttgtgttttaattaatgtaaGCAACATTTCAcgttaatatatattataactTTTAAATTGATCAgttattatcatcattaggtcaatatattgtaatttattaataattatatttagcACAGAATTTCAATGCAGAATagatattatcaattatttactataaTCAACACACTTACAATCATAGGCatcattaaatttgattatcTTTGAATGATCAAATAGTCATATAACAACTCTAGATATTAATCATCTGCAGATTAGATTAATTACGCGTATATGTTAAACTATATgtgaatatattcataaattaaattttactcAAGGCCACGAATAGAGTATTGGTCACCAACATTagtcatttttaataagTATAGATAATGATATAACATTAgttttgatataaatgtGTTTTAGTTTATCATAATAATGAACGGTTAAGTTCATCACTTAGAATAAGTATTATAGCATTATCTCCATAAATAATAGGATTGGCTCAGGGAGCTACCGGAGGTAgcaaaataattcaattattgagtaaatatacacaaagTATCACTATTCAACGAgatatacataaattaaCTGTATTTGAATGATTCATTTTAAAGTctacaattaaataatataaaacaCTAGGCACCACTTATCCACGCGTCTTATTCACTATAAATCATAACgatataacaataattacaaattccccttaaatgtatttacatattgtaacttttatcaacaatcttatacaatatataacattgaaataaatgatCGATAGTTAACACGCTAATAacttatatttattacattaattaaccattgaatataatgatatttttgttatcatatattaatatatcgCAAGCCAATATCATATAGTTTTTTATGTCATAACAGTCTAAACTAAATATCATTCAAATCATAAGATATATAAGTGCTATATATTAccaaatacataaattatgataatcaattttactGAAAGACTCCACCAATACAAgattataaacatttaaatatatattacacacagaattatttttcaaaaaaatagtCACAATAAGTAGCACtatagttaattatattaaataattccaTCGCCAATATGGATAATTAAGacatattatacaaatgcattagtaaaaattaataattaatttagatataacaatatagCGGAAAACAATATTGAAAACAACACAGAAAATGAAAAGTTAATAACCACGGGCGAGATAACAGGTTATAGTTCATGTTTTGCACCACATATTCTCCTTGTAATGGATTTTCAAACGATTCTTTTGTTAGTATTCCCTTTAATCCCATTAACTTGGGGCTATTCAGATGAGGTGattgtttaattaattttaggGCCACATGACAATTATGGCAATCGCTTATTCACAGCTTACTGAATCACAGAAAGATAAGTTCAACAAGGTCATATCATCATTCCAATATGATTACCCAGGTATATGTGCTCTTATTAATTAGAAATGAACGATCCAATTGTTCAGGCGGCTTGGTTCGATTTCATCAAATATGAGTTTCCTCATCCCATGGATAAGACACTACATTATGAGGACatgcaaatatttggattATTTCACTTCCAAAACATACCTTATTGTCCAGAAAAAGATGGCAATGGAAATCCTATAccaaataaatacatttgcAATGAGAAAGAGGGGCTTAAACGCCCGGGTTCAGTCGCTGCCATGACTCACATTTTAAGATCACTAACTGTTAATGAAGGCGACAAAAAAGATGTCAAAGGCACATGCTTTTCATGGAGTCTACAATTACGTATTTTAACCCATGTAATGGGGGATTTGCATCAACCTCTACACAATTCTGATCTTACTACTAAAAACTTTCCAAATGGCACTCATGGTGGAAATTCAATACatgcaaaatataattttcaatgcTCACTCCATTATTTATGGGACAATGATTTTTTGACGCGTAAGGGTCAATATCCTGCGTTTACACCAGCCGAAGCGAACGATAAAGCAAAGATTTTGatggataaatattcaaaggACTTTTTTGGCGATAGACTTAAGAACGAATTGACTGGTATaggcaattttaataaaattgcaatgGAATCAAACGAATTTTCCCCAATAGCATATGGAGAAATTCCCCCTACATTTGGAAAAGATGATATATACACTCCAAGCGAAAACTATGTAAAAAAGTGTCATGAGATAATTGAAAAGCAGTTAGCTGTTGCTGGGTATAGATTGGGCAATTTGTTGGCTTATTTGCTGGACAACATGCCAGATCACATCATTACTATGTGTGaacataataaaaattcgAATTCATCTAAATCTACGTTATTATACGTACTTATTCCTTTGTTATTATTCCCAATTGTTTTGGGATCTACTATTTTTTTTTACAAGTCCAGAACCTCACGAAGACATATGTAATTGATCATATTTAAGCGGAAAATATAActtatatcatataaacACCAATTTATACCCCCTAATGATGCATGcgtaatatatattccatATTGGCATCAAATCTCCAAGTTAATAATcttgataataaatattaattagtaaACATATACAGGCTATGACATTTATTCATAAAATTTCTATATACAATTAGCGACATTTGTATCGTATGAggtttattttaaataacttCTATCGATccataattttatttacgAGCCTTAAAAAGTTAGAATGaggaaataaattattaaatttgtccaaattatataattatacaattgtttatttaaGAACAAATGTCAATGATTTGGTagtttaaatttgaaaccaAAATGTACCATGTATAAGGTTTCGCCCTATATATACAAGTTATACATCTTAACTTATGTGGACAACTTCGTTTCTAAACATAATAAAGTACTTGTGTTTGCTTTTACTTTCAGAAATTAATCTTGTTGAATCATCCCTATCTCCTTCCTCTGCAATATGTGCGGTTGCCGAATATCCAAATGTCAACCGTTCTTGTACGAGGgtatataacaatttatctagTTTTCCGGCGTAGTTTTTCCTAATGGTGCAGGTGTAACCTGGTATCGCAGCAA
Coding sequences within it:
- a CDS encoding hypothetical protein (overlaps_old_locusTagID:BBM_II03125), with translation MCNNIEPGDLLINRKRLLQLANEIISSRKQKCDISDLKTLVNDSISELEFCFDRALLERVLNQARIVLRQGPNDSVALLVEKFIQSFMNKTTENNEKLFMKEIKHLLDFKWPICDSNMETCSFPKQLDDLALQLINNNNKLAEYGK
- a CDS encoding conserved Plasmodium protein, unknown function (overlaps_old_locusTagID:BBM_II03130); its protein translation is MEGLINFTKILHRRNCVLTPVFTQYLDRSQFNTIYSRVYNKYMLHPRGDVSFSSRATKNSQKISDTKKNDIKNGNKSSFQSNYKNQIKGDVKSELQDVKCDASTRRTMEMEKFKVKVSEKSQKFKLFALLTFKKYGKLGAITYFGVYLTTLAGFTIASYNGFLSSEDIKKGLKLLHMEHIKCPDLDGKFGRFLVAYVACKMAEPIRLVATIIIVTLVSRIMSIRAIKGTLAK
- a CDS encoding DnaJ protein, putative (overlaps_old_locusTagID:BBM_II03130); this translates as MQSNLSGQNTGIATGEEYLIRRDIIYRQCGQFNYYDALELTPSCSQNDIKKQYYKLAKLLHPDKSKTIDFSDAMSYITTAYDVLSDECLRAYYDYDNGLYIGGEIGKSSCLERVKSAVAAKRNAYLSKKIDSYWEYVADRWENGGLIIKKALYGDLSDPSKAIDVTVALQEMIENDELHINENEIVSFHTLPGFFTEIHDTFNTQLYILYIYMRCVHETTVANYSRINLPLKEHKVYFGYIRGPNNFLFDVWPKDKLEATAQMANIISSFTSPYITALTLGLALFMLHKRLKQ
- a CDS encoding conserved Plasmodium protein, unknown function (overlaps_old_locusTagID:BBM_II03135) translates to MRRMIYSLSYLELLDSLKKINAVLSLSPSPKPEVIIDSLMRLSQILSVNDEYREFLYDYFCENNLFGKVANLVSNDDKNIKVQMLQTISIIIKNQTSNIWLYYIFGNKGLDRIVNDQHLYEDDDLVAWASSLLKMLSFLLDGTTIKFFINPVKNDGEFPLFTQTLKLINHYDSMVRSHARICTLNILRVKDTLIDNFISHNIQTFYVLPNYLFECWETINDKVDINSMSNMSGVAASLIEAEDYLLYLNDLFSIDFTKSKHLLNYIKNECFDKLIDIINMPFTETYHTSRDNIILLDNMHLSDEASKFKKDARSHTINLTLDTGTTYNMSDIVHEVIQANTPSSISSLFLPPSAGDELLPCDESTYRDSYTPEDLTIEEHTSDVKRTFHPLTAAYIFTQILKMEKDKKCTNLSQCFEDLRGVKFFNKIRPFLNQIFASKYESVDSSLLILLEFINAKIDEIAANELEQIILIFVNMWKLVSDIMDWNNLTNIKLRIITLRNLTSLTLQLNAVNRIISLIPHVKMEEVFLFEHLSIIWDEWMIFKSTCDSHCNIGYQALFIPRFRTFGSIMIQFGKKVDLEVEGVRTSNFIPPYYLLPASPVDIFRYSLQVALLFSMLKKLAYKLSSLKQIFECCPLVMDNWNIGFMFGGNLKISPPNLSPSKILRLGDKINLSNSIICRLDTKTKTYRYFIANDMLFILASSDKQSRTEFDGLSSEEDAWGEITCLHPLWNITIKEFGKNSLTARILSTPGTSPKLTQKRQKYYDRERITGTTGCPPALVKYQLILHFDELESRDQMIQHVSKAYDRLIENCQESFNFYMNCEAIIE
- a CDS encoding S1/P1 Nuclease (overlaps_old_locusTagID:BBM_II03140), translating into MDFQTILLLVFPLIPLTWGYSDEGHMTIMAIAYSQLTESQKDKFNKVISSFQYDYPEMNDPIVQAAWFDFIKYEFPHPMDKTLHYEDMQIFGLFHFQNIPYCPEKDGNGNPIPNKYICNEKEGLKRPGSVAAMTHILRSLTVNEGDKKDVKGTCFSWSLQLRILTHVMGDLHQPLHNSDLTTKNFPNGTHGGNSIHAKYNFQCSLHYLWDNDFLTRKGQYPAFTPAEANDKAKILMDKYSKDFFGDRLKNELTGIGNFNKIAMESNEFSPIAYGEIPPTFGKDDIYTPSENYVKKCHEIIEKQLAVAGYRLGNLLAYLLDNMPDHIITMCEHNKNSNSSKSTLLYVLIPLLLFPIVLGSTIFFYKSRTSRRHM
- a CDS encoding hypothetical protein (overlaps_old_locusTagID:BBM_II03145) produces the protein MWTTSFLNIIKYLCLLLLSEINLVESSLSPSSAICAVAEYPNVNRSCTRFSGVVFPNGAGVTWYRSKSPLNLIGKHFSYRVFMANPKNVLSFARNRRLVRVENSKVKPVPIITRLLQNIPTIT